Proteins from a single region of Thermococcus sp. EP1:
- a CDS encoding metallophosphoesterase — protein sequence MRFNLPSFLRRRGLPEVLLETSEPKIMHISDTPDNIYSFILNLIEKSRPKYIIHTGDLVDNIKLERRPELKDRYKKRVQELLDILENSNATVYIVPGNEDDPEILKKFSRRAKIVKPGDIIEIEGIRLALAHEPHELKNNEPIDFALYGHNFKVIEKGLNGILNINFILPQSKRVIKVKYPDGTNFERGYKVMRGL from the coding sequence ATGAGATTTAACCTTCCAAGTTTTCTAAGGAGAAGAGGACTCCCAGAGGTATTACTTGAGACTTCAGAACCAAAGATCATGCACATAAGTGATACACCGGATAACATATACTCATTCATTCTCAACTTAATAGAAAAGAGTAGGCCAAAATACATAATTCATACTGGAGATCTCGTAGACAATATAAAACTCGAGAGACGACCCGAACTTAAAGATAGATATAAAAAGAGAGTTCAAGAACTTTTAGATATTCTAGAAAACTCTAATGCCACGGTATATATAGTGCCTGGAAATGAAGATGATCCAGAAATACTCAAAAAATTTTCTAGAAGGGCAAAAATAGTAAAGCCTGGTGATATCATAGAAATAGAGGGAATTAGACTGGCTTTGGCTCACGAACCTCATGAGTTAAAAAACAACGAACCCATTGATTTTGCATTATATGGCCATAACTTTAAAGTTATCGAGAAAGGCCTAAATGGAATCCTAAACATTAATTTCATTCTCCCACAAAGCAAACGTGTTATTAAGGTCAAATACCCAGATGGAACAAATTTTGAAAGAGGTTATAAAGTGATGAGGGGATTATAA
- a CDS encoding ABC transporter ATP-binding protein, whose protein sequence is MARVLLKNVTKKFGDVIAVSRLNLEIKDGEFMVLLGPSGCGKSTTLRMIAGLETPTEGEIWIGDQLVNEIDPTKRNTAMVFQSYALYPHMTVFGNIEFPLRMAGVPKQERAKKVKEVAEFLGISELLNRKPSELSGGQQQRVALARALVREPEVFLLDEPLSNLDAKIRTQMRFELKKLLSYDLGITTIYVTHDQVEAMTMADRIAVMNKGVLQQVGTPNEIFYKPANTFVGTFVGSPPMNLIEGEIIVKDNKTLFNAGEFLLELPIEMEAREKVILGFRPQHVEVSKDAKEGFVKGKLLGIEKLGVESYGHIPYGNLEIVVQLPESMGTSVKEVYWKPRADRIYIFDAKTRELIYG, encoded by the coding sequence ATGGCGAGGGTTTTGCTGAAGAATGTCACAAAGAAATTTGGAGATGTGATAGCTGTTAGTAGGCTAAACCTTGAAATTAAAGATGGAGAATTCATGGTGCTACTTGGTCCAAGTGGATGTGGGAAATCAACAACTCTTAGAATGATTGCTGGATTGGAAACACCTACAGAGGGTGAAATATGGATTGGCGATCAATTAGTTAATGAAATAGACCCCACTAAGAGAAATACAGCAATGGTATTCCAGAGCTATGCTTTATACCCCCATATGACTGTCTTTGGGAATATCGAATTTCCTCTAAGAATGGCTGGTGTTCCAAAACAGGAACGAGCCAAAAAGGTAAAAGAAGTTGCAGAGTTCCTGGGAATAAGTGAGTTGTTAAACAGAAAACCAAGCGAGTTAAGTGGTGGGCAACAGCAAAGAGTAGCACTTGCAAGAGCACTCGTAAGAGAACCTGAGGTATTTCTACTAGATGAACCTTTAAGTAACTTGGATGCAAAAATAAGAACTCAAATGCGTTTTGAGCTTAAAAAACTCTTGAGTTACGATTTAGGAATAACAACAATTTATGTAACTCACGATCAGGTCGAGGCTATGACAATGGCCGATAGAATAGCTGTTATGAATAAAGGAGTTCTCCAACAAGTTGGAACTCCAAATGAAATCTTTTACAAACCCGCAAACACTTTCGTCGGTACATTTGTAGGAAGCCCCCCTATGAATCTAATTGAAGGAGAAATAATTGTAAAAGACAACAAAACACTCTTTAATGCTGGTGAATTTTTGTTAGAGCTTCCAATAGAAATGGAAGCCAGGGAAAAAGTGATTCTAGGCTTCAGGCCCCAGCATGTAGAAGTAAGCAAAGACGCAAAGGAAGGGTTTGTTAAAGGAAAGCTCCTAGGTATCGAAAAACTAGGGGTAGAAAGTTATGGCCATATTCCCTATGGCAACCTAGAGATAGTTGTTCAACTTCCAGAAAGTATGGGAACCAGTGTAAAAGAGGTTTACTGGAAACCAAGGGCAGACAGAATATACATATTCGATGCTAAAACAAGAGAACTCATTTATGGATAA
- a CDS encoding carbohydrate ABC transporter permease has product MFSFSSFYEKARNKEIVAGLSLISIAVILNLVFGYFAMGFAFYLSFFKWDYIGTMQFVGLKNFEIVLRDLMRGLNGASYLLSPFYTGLKNILIYTAIVVPVQTFLAIVLASFANQKIKGQQFFKVSYFLPATTSSVIVALIFIWLFMKNGFINFALSHVIPGFQPIDWINDRNYLLLAIATVAIWGTSGHFMVSFLAAMQAIPKEIYEAAMLDGAGPIRRFFFITIPMLRPMIVYVVVMGLIGALQMFDLAWVMAGANGGPGGAGYTVALDIYNEAFTRINPGVAAAKSWFLFAIIFTTTYIFQKKYGRAMR; this is encoded by the coding sequence ATGTTTTCTTTTTCTTCTTTTTATGAGAAGGCTAGAAATAAGGAAATTGTTGCCGGTTTATCTCTCATCTCAATCGCTGTCATTCTAAACCTCGTTTTTGGATATTTTGCAATGGGATTTGCCTTCTATTTGAGCTTTTTCAAGTGGGATTATATAGGGACAATGCAATTTGTGGGGTTAAAAAATTTTGAGATAGTGTTAAGAGACCTAATGAGAGGTCTCAACGGAGCCTCATATTTACTTTCTCCGTTTTATACAGGATTAAAAAACATTCTTATTTATACTGCAATAGTTGTCCCCGTACAAACGTTTCTTGCTATAGTTTTAGCCTCTTTTGCAAATCAAAAGATTAAGGGCCAACAATTCTTTAAAGTATCCTACTTTCTTCCTGCAACCACCTCTTCCGTTATAGTCGCCTTGATTTTTATTTGGCTCTTCATGAAAAACGGTTTTATTAATTTTGCACTTTCCCATGTAATTCCAGGATTCCAACCAATAGACTGGATAAACGATAGAAATTATCTCCTCTTAGCGATAGCTACTGTTGCTATATGGGGAACCAGTGGACACTTTATGGTGTCCTTCCTAGCAGCAATGCAAGCGATTCCCAAAGAAATATACGAGGCGGCTATGCTAGATGGTGCAGGCCCCATAAGAAGATTCTTCTTCATAACAATTCCAATGTTAAGGCCCATGATAGTGTATGTAGTGGTTATGGGTCTTATTGGGGCCCTCCAGATGTTTGACCTAGCTTGGGTAATGGCTGGGGCCAATGGCGGGCCAGGAGGGGCAGGATACACCGTGGCACTGGACATCTATAATGAGGCATTTACAAGAATTAACCCCGGGGTTGCAGCAGCTAAAAGTTGGTTCCTCTTTGCTATAATCTTTACAACTACATATATCTTCCAGAAAAAGTATGGGAGGGCTATGAGATGA
- a CDS encoding carbohydrate kinase family protein, whose amino-acid sequence MIDILTLGEALVDLKLINSQISMHAGGSVLNFSYYAEQTGAKVKFVGTIGNDFLADHIESELKYLNSNIKPFRIGQNTTLVLIKEAGKDFIIYRGADRFLTYNIIERNWKKAEIVHTSAFALSLKPASAAILRALKKAKDEGVLISIDPNYRKEIWKKWNAKKENLLQALAMADYVKPSFEDAKELFGIETPEEALKAFKNAGAKNIILSMGERGVIALTEDNEIIKVPAKKANIVDLTGAGDSLFGTVIANIAKGYSLNEAIQEGINVATQVIKNPGNLVRITQ is encoded by the coding sequence ATGATTGATATTTTGACATTAGGGGAAGCATTAGTTGACTTAAAACTCATAAATAGTCAAATAAGTATGCACGCTGGTGGCTCTGTCCTTAACTTTTCTTATTATGCTGAACAAACTGGGGCAAAAGTGAAATTTGTTGGCACTATAGGAAATGACTTCTTAGCAGACCATATAGAAAGTGAACTCAAATACTTAAATTCAAACATAAAGCCATTTCGTATAGGTCAAAACACGACTCTAGTTTTAATAAAAGAAGCTGGAAAAGATTTTATCATCTATAGAGGAGCTGACAGGTTCTTAACCTATAATATAATCGAGAGAAACTGGAAAAAAGCAGAGATTGTACATACCTCTGCATTCGCACTCTCTCTGAAGCCTGCCAGTGCGGCCATTCTTAGAGCATTGAAAAAAGCAAAGGATGAAGGAGTATTGATCTCAATAGACCCCAATTATCGTAAAGAAATATGGAAGAAATGGAATGCTAAAAAAGAAAATCTACTACAGGCCCTCGCAATGGCAGATTATGTTAAACCCTCATTTGAAGATGCTAAGGAACTCTTTGGAATAGAAACTCCAGAAGAAGCATTAAAGGCTTTTAAAAACGCAGGAGCAAAGAATATTATATTAAGTATGGGAGAAAGAGGAGTTATTGCACTTACTGAAGACAACGAGATTATTAAAGTACCTGCAAAGAAAGCTAACATTGTGGACCTCACAGGAGCTGGAGATTCGCTTTTTGGAACAGTGATAGCAAATATAGCAAAGGGATATTCTCTCAATGAAGCCATACAAGAAGGAATCAATGTAGCCACTCAAGTTATAAAAAACCCAGGCAACCTCGTAAGAATAACACAATGA
- a CDS encoding ABC transporter substrate-binding protein — MKKVLFGGLLIFALLFAVVASGCIGGQTPTPTTETKTETETQIQEKVFIRFAGWSAGETEMKNYQKMIAEFEQANPNIGVKYEVITQMFHENILASFGAGVAPDIFYVDSAWSPIFIDKGALYPISELADQSFIDQFYPFLLEPFKKDGKLYGLPKDWSMLALFYNKKLFEQAGLTKPPETWEELEQYAKIIADKTGKPGLAIYLGGFNRYVPVAVSNGAPKPWFEKPEDAAWFDNPVVKETLTWYINLYKKGKIEREEQGLTPYVVQPGDVGAGWLGDAFGQQEVAMVISGNWMIPFLADQFPDFKYGEDWDIAPVPAGKEGRVTMAYTVILGINAKSEHPQEAWKFVEFLLGPDGQKELVVKGGHTLPSIKGFENDPDMWPQHKKTLSFEYDEMIVFLWGPKSGPLEGKFSDAMAAAMRGEMTIDEAIDVMKQVVQEELSG, encoded by the coding sequence ATGAAGAAAGTTCTCTTTGGAGGTCTTTTGATTTTTGCCTTGCTTTTTGCAGTAGTAGCCTCAGGATGTATTGGAGGCCAAACTCCAACCCCAACAACAGAAACAAAGACTGAAACCGAGACACAGATTCAAGAAAAAGTCTTCATAAGATTTGCAGGTTGGAGCGCTGGAGAAACTGAGATGAAAAACTACCAAAAAATGATTGCTGAATTTGAGCAAGCAAACCCGAACATTGGTGTTAAATATGAGGTCATTACTCAAATGTTCCACGAAAACATCCTAGCTTCATTTGGAGCTGGTGTTGCTCCAGACATATTCTACGTCGATAGCGCATGGTCACCAATATTCATTGACAAGGGAGCTCTATACCCAATATCCGAACTTGCAGACCAAAGCTTTATCGATCAATTCTATCCATTCCTCTTAGAACCCTTCAAGAAAGATGGAAAGCTTTATGGTCTTCCAAAAGATTGGAGTATGTTAGCTCTCTTCTATAACAAGAAACTCTTTGAGCAAGCAGGATTGACAAAACCACCCGAAACTTGGGAAGAGCTTGAACAATACGCAAAGATAATAGCTGATAAAACTGGAAAACCTGGCTTGGCAATTTACCTTGGTGGATTCAACAGATACGTACCCGTTGCTGTGAGTAACGGTGCTCCAAAGCCTTGGTTTGAAAAACCTGAAGATGCAGCTTGGTTTGACAATCCAGTGGTTAAAGAAACCCTTACTTGGTACATAAACCTCTACAAGAAAGGAAAGATTGAGAGAGAAGAACAAGGATTAACTCCTTATGTTGTGCAACCCGGAGATGTAGGTGCAGGATGGCTTGGAGATGCCTTTGGTCAACAAGAAGTTGCTATGGTAATAAGTGGAAACTGGATGATACCATTCTTAGCTGATCAGTTCCCTGACTTCAAGTATGGAGAAGACTGGGACATTGCTCCAGTTCCAGCTGGAAAAGAAGGCAGAGTTACAATGGCATATACAGTCATCTTAGGAATAAACGCAAAGAGCGAACATCCACAAGAGGCTTGGAAATTTGTAGAATTCTTATTAGGTCCAGATGGACAAAAAGAACTTGTTGTCAAAGGAGGACACACACTACCAAGCATAAAGGGCTTTGAGAACGACCCCGACATGTGGCCACAACACAAGAAGACACTCTCCTTTGAGTACGACGAAATGATAGTGTTCCTTTGGGGTCCAAAATCAGGACCACTTGAAGGTAAGTTCAGTGACGCAATGGCTGCTGCAATGAGAGGAGAAATGACAATTGACGAAGCAATAGATGTTATGAAGCAGGTTGTTCAAGAAGAATTAAGTGGCTGA
- a CDS encoding glycosyltransferase gives MRIAMITPHGDPLGKLGEPDTGGQCVYIKELSKHLGELGAEVDMFTRQRGGKPPIEHINENVRVIRIECGPEGFIPKEKLIPYLPEFTEKIARYMKERNYEILHTHYWDGGFVGLKLKEMFEVKMVHTSHSLGILKAKALGDFEPYKDRIALEKEIYDKGDAIIATTNIEKKDIATLYEIDENKIHVIPIGVDTSFYKPIEKKEKLKKELKLPKVPLVFTLARLDPRKGLDLLIKSVPYIKKHYDGDFLVLISTGTGAKEEEPEKQKLLRLIKELKVEDRVKIIPAIEPRELVPKYYSAADVFVLPSPYEPFGIVMLEAMACKTAMVGTKFGGPAEVLTDGYDGFLVDPKNSEEMGAKIAELLKNKEKRDTFAERAYQRVLERYSWHSVAKQVLQLFKEL, from the coding sequence ATGAGAATAGCAATGATAACTCCTCATGGAGATCCATTGGGGAAATTGGGTGAACCAGACACTGGAGGTCAGTGTGTCTACATTAAAGAACTAAGCAAGCATCTAGGAGAGTTAGGGGCAGAAGTAGATATGTTCACCAGACAGAGAGGTGGAAAACCTCCTATAGAGCACATTAACGAAAATGTCAGGGTAATTAGGATAGAATGTGGTCCTGAAGGCTTCATTCCAAAGGAGAAGCTAATACCATATTTGCCAGAATTCACTGAAAAAATTGCCAGATACATGAAGGAAAGAAATTATGAAATTCTCCATACCCATTACTGGGATGGTGGTTTTGTAGGATTAAAACTCAAGGAAATGTTTGAAGTTAAAATGGTACATACCTCCCATTCTCTTGGAATTCTGAAAGCAAAAGCTCTAGGGGACTTTGAACCATACAAAGATAGAATTGCCCTTGAAAAAGAGATTTACGATAAGGGTGATGCTATAATAGCAACTACAAACATTGAAAAGAAAGATATAGCTACCCTTTATGAAATTGACGAGAATAAAATCCACGTGATCCCTATAGGGGTTGACACAAGCTTTTATAAACCAATAGAAAAGAAAGAAAAGCTAAAAAAGGAGCTTAAACTTCCAAAAGTGCCATTAGTCTTTACTCTAGCAAGACTAGACCCAAGAAAGGGCTTAGACTTGCTCATAAAGAGTGTTCCCTATATCAAGAAGCATTATGATGGAGATTTTCTAGTTCTAATAAGTACCGGCACCGGAGCAAAGGAAGAAGAACCAGAAAAACAGAAGCTTTTACGTTTAATTAAAGAATTGAAAGTTGAAGATCGTGTAAAGATAATTCCTGCAATAGAGCCGAGAGAACTAGTTCCAAAATACTATTCAGCTGCGGATGTCTTTGTTCTTCCCTCTCCATACGAGCCATTTGGAATAGTCATGCTTGAAGCAATGGCATGCAAAACTGCTATGGTGGGAACAAAGTTTGGGGGTCCAGCAGAAGTCCTAACAGATGGTTATGATGGATTCTTAGTAGACCCAAAAAATTCTGAAGAAATGGGAGCCAAGATTGCAGAGCTGTTAAAGAATAAGGAGAAGAGAGATACCTTTGCGGAGAGAGCATATCAGAGAGTTCTCGAAAGATACTCCTGGCATAGCGTGGCTAAACAAGTACTCCAACTCTTTAAAGAATTATGA
- a CDS encoding glycoside hydrolase family 130 protein has product MKKKYAAIIFLLIFTILFLTYGFRYDCTPPISGYTRVSDKPILSPGEYPFESKAAFNPAAIVVNDTIYLFYRAQDNKFRSYIALATSKDGINFKKYPQPVIYPTLPEERMGCEDPRIVKINDTYYMTYTAFDGSTARLAIASSKDLIHWEKHGIVFPEWPWTKSGAILPVKINGSYIMFFGDWKIWIAYSKDLIHWKADWKNPILEARLKMFDERLVEPGPPPILTDRGILLFYNGASWEKGYSVGWVLLDPSNPYRVIARSDEPIFEPQLLWEKVGNVPNVVFAEGLVRYKGKWIMYYGATDKYTGAIIAPACRFSFYGKEIKNAWFNEWLNKVFWRLYGENYP; this is encoded by the coding sequence TTGAAAAAGAAATATGCGGCTATTATTTTTTTATTAATATTTACAATTCTGTTTCTAACTTATGGATTCAGATACGATTGTACTCCTCCAATAAGTGGATACACACGAGTTTCAGACAAACCAATTTTATCCCCAGGGGAGTATCCTTTCGAAAGCAAAGCAGCGTTTAATCCCGCAGCAATTGTTGTTAACGATACGATTTATCTATTCTACAGAGCCCAAGATAATAAATTTAGATCTTATATAGCCCTAGCAACTAGTAAAGATGGGATAAACTTCAAAAAGTATCCTCAACCCGTGATATATCCCACTCTCCCAGAAGAAAGAATGGGATGTGAAGATCCAAGAATTGTAAAAATCAACGATACTTACTATATGACATATACAGCTTTTGATGGTTCCACTGCAAGACTTGCAATAGCTTCAAGTAAAGATCTAATACACTGGGAAAAACATGGAATAGTGTTCCCTGAATGGCCATGGACAAAAAGTGGTGCAATACTCCCAGTTAAAATAAACGGAAGCTATATAATGTTTTTTGGAGATTGGAAAATCTGGATTGCATACAGCAAAGATTTAATTCATTGGAAAGCAGACTGGAAAAATCCAATACTAGAGGCCAGGTTAAAAATGTTTGATGAACGTCTCGTAGAACCAGGTCCACCTCCAATACTCACAGACAGAGGCATTTTGCTATTTTATAATGGAGCAAGCTGGGAAAAAGGATATAGTGTTGGGTGGGTTCTACTCGATCCCTCTAATCCCTACAGGGTTATCGCAAGGTCTGATGAGCCTATATTTGAACCACAATTACTTTGGGAAAAAGTGGGAAATGTTCCAAATGTGGTTTTTGCTGAAGGCCTAGTAAGGTACAAGGGAAAGTGGATCATGTACTATGGAGCAACGGATAAGTATACCGGAGCCATCATAGCACCAGCGTGCAGATTTAGCTTTTATGGAAAAGAGATCAAAAATGCATGGTTTAATGAGTGGCTTAACAAGGTCTTCTGGAGATTATATGGAGAAAATTACCCATAA
- a CDS encoding translation initiation factor IF-5A, which produces MGDKTRVQVSKLKPGRYILIDNEPCRIGNITVSSPGKHGSAKARIEAVGIFDGKVRSIVKPTSAEVDVPIIDKRTGQIIAITPDTIQLMDMETYDLFDVPIATGVNEDIKDKLKEGINVEYWETLGRIKIMKLKGES; this is translated from the coding sequence ATGGGAGACAAAACCAGAGTTCAGGTTAGTAAGCTCAAACCCGGGAGATATATCCTTATTGATAATGAACCGTGCAGAATAGGCAACATCACAGTTTCATCCCCTGGAAAACACGGTTCAGCAAAGGCAAGAATCGAGGCAGTTGGAATCTTCGATGGTAAAGTTAGGAGCATTGTAAAGCCAACAAGCGCAGAGGTTGATGTTCCAATTATCGACAAGAGAACCGGGCAAATCATAGCCATCACACCTGATACAATCCAACTTATGGACATGGAAACTTACGATCTCTTTGATGTTCCAATAGCTACAGGGGTTAATGAGGATATCAAAGATAAACTTAAAGAGGGAATCAACGTTGAGTACTGGGAAACTCTTGGAAGAATAAAGATCATGAAGCTTAAGGGAGAGAGTTAG
- a CDS encoding 16S rRNA methyltransferase, which translates to MLHLIIADSELELVPKKLRNHPIIINYAKKRNKRPEDILLDSTYHHSVLKSLKDGERRGRPDIVHLCLINALESILNKEGKLRVYVHTRNNEVIYIKPETRLPRNYNRFVGLMESLFKNKVVPKDLALLRIEEKTLSKLIQEITPDAVFIMHEEGKFMVPKEFGKKLTKYTSPVVIVGGFPHGDFLSDIKGEKVSIYREPLMAWTVVNEVIVSYETSLLC; encoded by the coding sequence GTGCTTCATCTGATAATAGCTGACAGTGAGCTTGAGCTTGTTCCAAAAAAGCTTCGAAACCATCCTATAATTATCAACTATGCAAAAAAGAGGAATAAACGACCAGAGGATATTCTTCTTGACTCTACCTATCATCATTCTGTATTGAAATCTTTAAAGGATGGAGAAAGAAGAGGTAGGCCTGATATAGTTCACCTATGCCTCATAAATGCCTTGGAGAGTATCTTGAATAAAGAAGGCAAGCTTAGGGTTTATGTGCACACAAGGAATAATGAAGTAATCTACATAAAACCCGAAACAAGGTTACCCAGGAACTACAACCGCTTTGTGGGGCTAATGGAGAGTTTATTCAAGAATAAGGTTGTTCCTAAGGATTTAGCACTATTGAGAATTGAGGAGAAGACTCTTTCTAAACTTATCCAGGAGATAACCCCAGATGCAGTTTTTATCATGCATGAGGAAGGAAAATTCATGGTACCTAAGGAGTTTGGAAAGAAACTGACTAAGTACACTTCACCCGTAGTCATTGTGGGCGGCTTTCCTCATGGAGACTTTCTAAGTGATATAAAGGGAGAAAAAGTCAGCATTTACAGAGAACCACTTATGGCATGGACTGTTGTGAATGAAGTTATAGTTAGTTATGAAACCAGTTTACTCTGCTGA
- a CDS encoding carbohydrate ABC transporter permease gives MTPKEKELLIRRIWVVITYVVLLTFALVYLMPFIRSLVASFMTWAQASRYPPEWMPSPFTLENYQKLFRLELFPRWIRNTALYAGLIVAGNIMFTSMAGYAFARLKFPGRDVLFSALLSLLMIPMFVTLVPNYIIIYKLGLIDNIFGLALLGLTNVSSIFLMRQYFMSLSTEIFEAARLDGCGPIKSFFYIALPLARPALGAVAVYQFLGSWNAFIGPLIFLRSPENFTLPVGLSFAFQRSMWTEYTPIIAGSLVASAPTIILFLVLNKYLIRGIVVTGGKG, from the coding sequence ATGACACCCAAAGAAAAAGAACTACTAATACGACGTATCTGGGTTGTAATAACTTATGTAGTCCTATTAACCTTTGCACTCGTTTATCTAATGCCATTCATCCGCTCTCTTGTAGCTTCTTTTATGACGTGGGCTCAAGCTTCAAGATACCCCCCAGAGTGGATGCCTAGTCCATTCACCCTAGAGAATTATCAGAAACTCTTTAGGTTGGAATTATTCCCAAGATGGATTAGAAACACTGCTCTTTATGCGGGTTTAATAGTTGCGGGCAATATAATGTTTACCAGCATGGCCGGTTATGCATTTGCTAGATTGAAATTCCCAGGGAGAGATGTTCTTTTTTCAGCTCTACTTTCTCTCTTGATGATCCCCATGTTCGTAACCTTAGTGCCAAATTACATTATAATATATAAGCTTGGGCTAATAGACAACATCTTTGGACTTGCCCTTCTGGGCCTCACTAATGTCTCGAGCATATTCCTAATGAGACAGTACTTCATGTCTCTTTCCACCGAAATATTTGAAGCTGCTCGTTTGGATGGATGCGGACCGATAAAATCATTTTTCTACATTGCCTTACCTCTAGCAAGACCTGCCCTTGGAGCAGTGGCCGTATATCAATTCTTAGGCTCTTGGAATGCATTTATAGGTCCACTGATCTTCTTAAGATCTCCCGAGAACTTCACACTCCCAGTAGGACTTAGTTTTGCTTTCCAAAGAAGCATGTGGACTGAATACACTCCAATAATCGCAGGTTCACTCGTGGCATCTGCACCCACGATAATCCTCTTCCTTGTGCTGAATAAGTATCTGATTAGAGGTATAGTAGTTACAGGAGGGAAAGGCTGA
- a CDS encoding saccharopine dehydrogenase family protein, protein MQVLLLGAGNVGKAIAWDLKDEFDVSVGDVSEKRLKELSKFVETIKIDASDFNELVKIMRQFELVIGALPGRFGYSTVKAAIKAGVDIVDVSFMPENPLELQKEAEKSQVTVVFDAGFAPGLSHIFLGRIYQEMDELKEAYIYVGGLPKEPKPPLYYRITWSPYDLIEEYTRPARIVKDGEILSVDPLGDIKIIEIDGKKFEGFISDGLRSLLENINAKRLEEWTLRWPGHLAKMKILRELGFFSSENLENTLNVISPLMTYESPDFSIMEVIGNGRINGKPMEIRYFLYDEEKDGFTSMARVTGFTTAIIARVVGRGACAYGVIPPEILGMREDTYLEIMNGLKKRGIRIEVSKSASSDNS, encoded by the coding sequence GTGCAGGTGTTGTTATTAGGTGCGGGTAACGTTGGAAAGGCTATAGCTTGGGATTTAAAAGATGAGTTTGATGTTTCTGTTGGCGATGTAAGTGAAAAGAGATTAAAAGAACTCTCAAAATTTGTAGAAACCATAAAAATAGATGCTTCGGACTTTAATGAACTAGTCAAAATCATGCGACAATTTGAATTAGTTATTGGAGCACTGCCAGGTAGGTTCGGTTATTCTACTGTTAAAGCCGCAATTAAAGCAGGTGTTGATATAGTTGATGTTTCTTTTATGCCTGAAAATCCTCTTGAGCTCCAAAAAGAGGCAGAAAAAAGCCAGGTGACGGTGGTATTTGACGCTGGCTTTGCTCCGGGTCTCAGTCATATATTTTTAGGACGAATTTATCAGGAAATGGATGAACTCAAAGAGGCCTATATTTATGTCGGAGGCCTTCCAAAAGAGCCTAAGCCTCCATTATATTATAGAATAACATGGTCTCCTTACGATTTAATTGAAGAATACACTAGGCCTGCGAGAATTGTAAAAGATGGAGAGATATTATCAGTTGATCCGTTGGGGGATATTAAAATCATTGAAATTGATGGGAAAAAATTTGAGGGATTTATAAGTGATGGTCTGCGTTCGCTTCTTGAGAATATTAATGCTAAGAGACTGGAGGAATGGACACTTCGCTGGCCAGGGCATTTAGCCAAGATGAAAATCTTAAGGGAACTTGGGTTCTTCAGTTCGGAAAACTTGGAAAATACTCTTAATGTGATATCCCCATTAATGACGTATGAAAGCCCGGATTTTTCAATAATGGAAGTTATTGGAAACGGCAGAATTAATGGTAAACCTATGGAAATCAGATATTTTCTGTATGATGAAGAAAAAGATGGTTTTACATCAATGGCCCGTGTTACCGGTTTTACGACGGCTATAATAGCTCGCGTTGTAGGTAGAGGTGCTTGTGCATATGGTGTCATCCCTCCGGAAATCTTGGGAATGAGAGAAGATACATATTTAGAAATAATGAATGGACTTAAGAAGAGAGGTATTCGAATAGAGGTGAGCAAAAGTGCTTCATCTGATAATAGCTGA